The Lemur catta isolate mLemCat1 chromosome X, mLemCat1.pri, whole genome shotgun sequence genome has a window encoding:
- the NONO gene encoding non-POU domain-containing octamer-binding protein, whose protein sequence is MQSNKTFNLEKQNHTPRKHHQHHHQQHHQQQQQQPPPPPIPANGQQASSQNEGLTIDLKNFRKPGEKTFTQRSRLFVGNLPPDITEEEMRKLFEKYGKAGEVFIHKDKGFGFIRLETRTLAEIAKVELDNMPLRGKQLRVRFACHSASLTVRNLPQYVSNELLEEAFSVFGQVERAVVIVDDRGRPSGKGIVEFSGKPAARKALDRCSEGSFLLTTFPRPVTVEPMDQLDDEEGLPEKLVIKNQQFHKEREQPPRFAQPGSFEYEYAMRWKALIEMEKQQQDQVDRNIKEAREKLEMEMEAARHEHQVMLMRQDLMRRQEELRRMEELHNQEVQKRKQLELRQEEERRRREEEMRRQQEEMMRRQQEGFKGTFPDAREQEIRMGQMAMGGAMGINNRGAMPPAPVPAGTPAPPGPATMMPDGTLGLTPPTTERFGQAATMEGIGAIGGTPPAFNRAAPGAEFAPNKRRRY, encoded by the exons ATGCAGAGCAATAAAACTTTTAACTTGGAGAAGCAAAACCATACTCCAAGGAAGCATCATCAGCATCACCACCAGCAGCACcaccagcagcaacagcagcagccgCCACCACCGCCAATACCTGCAAATGGGCAACAGGCCAGCAGCCAAA ATGAAGGCTTGACTATTGACCTGAAGAATTTTAGGAAACCAGGAGAGAAGACCTTCACCCAACGAAGCCGCCTATTTGTGGGCAATCTTCCTCCTGACATCACtgaggaggaaatgaggaaacTATTTGAGAAATATGGAAAGGCAGGCGAAGTCTTCATCCATAAGGACAAAGGATTTGGCTTTATCCGCTTG GAAACACGAACCCTAGCGGAGATTGCCAAAGTGGAGCTGGACAATATGCCACTCCGTGGAAAGCAGCTGCGTGTGCGCTTTGCTTGCCATAGTGCATCCCTTACGGTCCGAAACCTTCCTCAGTACGTGTCCAACGAACTGCTGGAAGAAGCTTTTTCTGTGTTTGGACAGGTGGAGAGGGCTGTAGTCATTGTGGATGATCGAGGAAGGCCCTCAGGAAAAGGCATTGTTGAATTCTCAGGGAAGCCAGCTGCTCGCAAAGCTCTGGACAGATGCAGTGAAGGCTCCTTCCTGTTGACCAC ATTTCCTCGTCCTGTGACTGTGGAGCCCATGGACCAGTTAGATGATGAAGAGGGACTTCCAGAAAAGCTGGTTATAAAGAACCAGCAATTTCACAA GGAGCGAGAGCAGCCACCCAGATTTGCACAGCCTGGCTCCTTTGAGTATGAGTATGCCATGCGCTGGAAGGCACTCATTGAaatggagaagcagcagcaggaccaAGTAGACCGTAACATCAAGGAGGCTCGTGAGAAGCTGGAGATGGAGATGGAGGCTGCTCGCCATGAGCACCAGGTCATGCTAATGAGACAGG ATTTGATGAGGCGCCAAGAAGAACTTCGGAGGATGGAAGAGCTGCACAACCAAGAGGTGCAAAAACGAAAGCAACTGGAGCTCAG GCAGGAGGAGGAGCGCAGGCGCCGTGAGGAAGAAATGCGGCGGCAACAGGAAGAAATGATGCGGCGACAGCAGGAAGGATTCAAGGGAACATTCCCTGATGCG agagAGCAGGAGATACGGATGGGCCAGATGGCTATGGGAG GTGCTATGGGCATAAACAACAGAGGTGCCATGCCCcctgctcctgtgccagctggTACCCCAGCTCCTCCAGGACCTGCCACTATGATGCCGGATGGAACCTTGGGATTG acCCCACCAACAACTGAACGCTTTGGCCAAGCCGCTACAATGGAAGGAATTGGAGCAATTGGTGGAACTCCTCCTGCATTCAATCGTGCAGCTCCTGGAGCTGAATTTGCTCCAAACAAACGTCGCCGATACTAA